A single genomic interval of Candidatus Acidiferrales bacterium harbors:
- a CDS encoding rubrerythrin family protein: MPKPLKGTKTFDNLKEGFAGESQANRRYLYFARQADIEGYPDVAGVFRDTAEGETGHAFGHFDFLKEVGDPVTNVAVGDTKANLNSAVAGETYEYTEMYPGFAKTARAEGFDEISEWFETLARAEKSHAGRFTKALDTLGK; encoded by the coding sequence ATGCCTAAACCACTCAAAGGGACGAAAACTTTCGACAATCTCAAGGAAGGATTTGCAGGCGAATCGCAGGCAAACCGCCGTTATCTTTACTTCGCCCGACAGGCAGACATCGAGGGATACCCCGATGTTGCAGGCGTTTTCCGCGACACGGCGGAAGGCGAGACCGGACACGCGTTCGGACATTTCGATTTCTTGAAGGAAGTCGGCGATCCGGTGACCAACGTTGCAGTCGGCGATACGAAGGCGAATTTAAATTCTGCAGTTGCAGGCGAAACCTATGAGTACACCGAAATGTACCCGGGCTTCGCGAAGACCGCACGTGCGGAAGGCTTCGATGAGATCTCGGAATGGTTCGAGACTCTCGCACGAGCCGAAAAATCTCATGCCGGAAGATTCACAAAGGCACTCGACACTCTCGGAAAGTAA
- a CDS encoding phosphatase PAP2 family protein: MKRNLCLSTITACFTLFLLSTGVRGQFITMRSSSEVSGWGKMSSVSLSAEDFCPCFILLPPHSDTAGQGGNNQSLNLFGNFGNNILDSFKGRNIYFHLTAVAATALLVTTNVDYDVEHFFNEHEEYGRWTRPIVYTGELLPFATGGGLFVYAKIKNDNETLGASFAVLQASLIEFMYNSALKAITGRPNPAWWRNDDMEDLSKTFRFGFLRGGIFWGWPSGHTATTMAVVSALTSYYPDKTWVKVAGYTWVAYTMLGVSSVNRGGMHWFSDAVAGALMSYAVGSTVGKYYRRIYNSRTSTGASSTSDMSRESIPLAAISFVF, from the coding sequence ATGAAAAGAAATCTTTGTCTGTCGACCATAACTGCATGTTTCACGCTCTTTCTGTTATCGACTGGAGTAAGGGGGCAGTTTATCACAATGAGAAGCTCGAGTGAGGTATCAGGATGGGGAAAAATGTCATCCGTCAGCTTGTCGGCCGAAGATTTCTGCCCGTGTTTTATACTCTTGCCGCCGCATTCTGACACTGCGGGTCAAGGCGGCAATAACCAAAGCCTCAATCTCTTCGGCAACTTCGGGAATAACATCCTGGATAGCTTCAAAGGCAGGAACATCTACTTTCATCTTACTGCAGTTGCCGCGACTGCTTTGCTAGTCACAACGAATGTCGATTACGACGTAGAACATTTTTTCAACGAGCATGAAGAATATGGCAGGTGGACCCGACCGATCGTGTACACCGGGGAACTTCTTCCATTTGCGACGGGCGGTGGATTGTTTGTTTATGCAAAGATAAAAAACGACAATGAAACTCTGGGAGCATCTTTTGCAGTACTTCAGGCAAGTCTAATCGAATTCATGTATAACTCGGCTTTGAAGGCGATCACCGGGAGACCCAATCCAGCCTGGTGGCGCAACGACGACATGGAAGACCTCAGCAAAACATTTCGATTCGGATTTTTGCGCGGAGGAATATTCTGGGGATGGCCGTCCGGCCACACTGCGACGACTATGGCAGTCGTTTCTGCTTTGACAAGTTACTATCCTGACAAGACCTGGGTTAAAGTCGCGGGATATACCTGGGTTGCCTACACAATGCTTGGCGTATCATCCGTCAACAGGGGCGGGATGCATTGGTTCTCTGATGCAGTTGCCGGTGCTCTAATGTCATACGCCGTAGGCTCTACGGTCGGCAAATATTATCGGAGAATTTACAATTCGCGAACCTCAACAGGCGCAAGCTCTACAAGTGACATGTCGCGGGAAAGCATCCCGCTGGCTGCGATCTCATTTGTGTTTTAA
- a CDS encoding DUF362 domain-containing protein: MDRRTFVKKSFGASLAFGTLIKSGKIFPTRNFEEGFVPLPYDLVAIKGGEPDTMFDEGIKALGGMKAFIKKGDRVVVKPNIGWDVPPERGGNTNPKLVGRIIKLCLDAGAKEVSVVDHPCDEWQRCYSNSGIAKSVNDAGGKMVPGASEKYFHPVSVKNGRTLTSSQEHEVILEADVFINVPILKSHSGTRVTAGMKNLMGNVWDRETWHRLDVHQCIADFSTYRKPALNVLDAYFVMKENGPRGISTDDVVTMKAQLISADIVALDTAGAKLFGVKPEDVRYIALASDMKIGRMDLENLNIKRISM, translated from the coding sequence ATGGATCGCCGGACATTTGTAAAAAAGAGCTTTGGTGCTTCACTCGCATTCGGAACGCTGATCAAATCAGGAAAAATCTTTCCGACCCGAAATTTCGAGGAAGGTTTTGTCCCGCTTCCATATGATCTTGTCGCCATAAAGGGTGGGGAACCCGATACGATGTTCGATGAAGGGATAAAAGCCCTTGGCGGAATGAAGGCATTCATCAAGAAGGGGGACCGCGTCGTGGTCAAACCGAATATCGGCTGGGATGTTCCGCCGGAGCGAGGCGGAAACACGAACCCAAAATTGGTCGGGAGGATCATCAAGCTTTGTCTCGATGCCGGCGCGAAAGAGGTCAGCGTGGTCGACCACCCCTGCGACGAATGGCAGCGATGTTACTCGAACAGTGGAATAGCGAAGTCGGTAAATGATGCCGGCGGAAAAATGGTCCCGGGCGCCAGCGAAAAATATTTTCATCCGGTTAGTGTGAAAAATGGCAGGACTCTTACCTCGTCTCAGGAACACGAGGTGATCCTTGAGGCAGACGTCTTCATAAATGTGCCGATCCTCAAGTCGCATAGTGGTACACGTGTGACTGCCGGCATGAAAAATCTAATGGGGAATGTGTGGGATCGCGAAACCTGGCACAGGTTGGATGTCCACCAGTGTATCGCCGACTTCTCGACCTATCGCAAGCCGGCTCTGAACGTTCTTGATGCATACTTCGTGATGAAAGAAAACGGTCCTCGCGGAATATCGACAGATGATGTTGTGACTATGAAGGCACAGCTGATTTCCGCGGACATCGTTGCCCTGGACACGGCGGGAGCAAAACTTTTTGGTGTGAAGCCTGAAGATGTGCGCTATATTGCGCTAGCTTCCGATATGAAGATCGGCAGAATGGATCTTGAAAATCTCAACATAAAGCGGATTTCAATGTGA
- a CDS encoding glycosyltransferase — MYDFVTTLLGGFFVLSVILIWFMIAYQLVLTIAGFFHNWSSAKEKKAIDGMTHLQFPKVCILIPAHNEERVIAKTVEAMMKFDYPYEKLEILVVNDGSSDRTGEIVEDLGKLDRRIRCYSVPKGEGGRGKSCALNLGLKQTYAEVIAVYDADNQPLPDALKYLVAELLIHPDLGAVLGNFRTINKDRTWLTRFVSIETLSFQAILQAGRWVMVKVSTLPGTNFVIWKHLLDELNGWDEEAITEDSELSIRVYMKGYKIKYIPFAITLEQEPETISVWTKQRTRWVRGNNYVVGKFIKEIPQFQNKFLAFEVTYLLSLYYIFLFAIGVSDLIFILSVSGVIAIPLPGPYTTVWILAIVLFIFEIFLVLSYEGQDTFKNFVLILIMYFTYCQFWIYVVGRAIYLDYIKREKRTWSKTVRFEVEEPTETLK; from the coding sequence GTGTATGACTTTGTTACCACTCTGTTAGGCGGATTTTTCGTCCTATCGGTAATTCTGATCTGGTTCATGATAGCATACCAGCTTGTACTTACGATTGCCGGATTTTTTCATAATTGGAGCTCGGCAAAGGAGAAGAAGGCGATCGACGGAATGACCCATCTGCAATTTCCAAAGGTATGCATTTTGATTCCGGCGCATAACGAAGAGAGAGTCATTGCGAAAACAGTCGAAGCGATGATGAAGTTTGATTACCCGTACGAGAAATTAGAAATTCTTGTCGTCAATGACGGCTCTTCGGATAGGACCGGAGAAATTGTTGAAGATCTCGGCAAGCTGGATAGGCGCATCCGGTGCTACAGTGTTCCAAAAGGCGAGGGTGGGCGAGGGAAGTCCTGTGCATTGAATCTCGGCTTGAAGCAGACCTATGCAGAGGTTATCGCAGTCTATGATGCCGACAACCAGCCGCTTCCGGATGCGTTGAAATATCTCGTTGCAGAGCTGCTTATCCATCCTGACTTGGGAGCGGTCCTCGGTAATTTCCGCACAATAAACAAAGATAGAACATGGCTTACGCGATTTGTTAGCATAGAGACGCTTAGTTTTCAGGCAATCCTTCAAGCCGGCAGATGGGTAATGGTGAAGGTATCCACTTTGCCGGGTACGAACTTCGTGATATGGAAACATTTGCTCGATGAATTGAACGGATGGGATGAAGAAGCGATAACGGAGGATTCCGAACTCAGTATCAGAGTCTATATGAAAGGTTATAAGATAAAATACATCCCATTTGCGATAACGCTTGAACAGGAGCCGGAAACTATCTCGGTGTGGACAAAACAGCGAACAAGATGGGTCAGGGGAAACAATTACGTGGTCGGGAAATTTATAAAAGAAATTCCGCAGTTCCAGAACAAATTTCTTGCCTTCGAGGTAACCTATCTTCTTTCTCTTTATTACATCTTCCTTTTTGCGATTGGAGTCAGTGATTTAATCTTCATACTCAGCGTTTCAGGTGTCATCGCGATTCCGCTCCCGGGTCCTTACACCACCGTTTGGATTCTCGCCATAGTCCTGTTCATTTTCGAGATATTTCTCGTCCTTTCTTACGAGGGACAGGACACGTTCAAAAACTTTGTGCTGATTCTCATCATGTATTTCACTTACTGCCAATTCTGGATTTACGTCGTGGGAAGAGCCATCTATCTCGATTACATAAAACGCGAGAAGAGAACGTGGTCGAAGACAGTCCGGTTCGAAGTGGAGGAACCGACGGAGACATTAAAGTGA
- a CDS encoding anaerobic glycerol-3-phosphate dehydrogenase subunit C, translating into MAFDFNSRDFYDKEAFAKETERIFEICNGCRLCYNLCPSFEVLFDRIDALDGEVKKLDEGNTKEVVDLCYDCKLCYPKCPYTPPHNYMLDFPRLMLRGKAIQAKTKGVSLQDRLLSRTDFLGGISTKIATLVNWTLKNKSLRLLMEKTIGIHRDRNLPEYASETFASWYKRHKETKTQGPRLDDQEKKKVVFFHTCSVNYNDTDTGKAAIEVLEKNDVEIEVPPQKCCGMPFLDGGDIDNAKRNAEHNITILIDYVKKGYDVVTPGPSCSYLIKQEYPMLLGNEDARLVASRTYDMMEYLAKLDKEGRFSKDFKNPQGDITYHLPCHLKTQNIGYKSHDVLELIPGTTVEIVAKCSGHDGTWSLKKEYFELSLDVGRRLFEKFTNGSTAASDCPLAQLQIEKGSGKKPRHPIQILRDAYGLDENPKV; encoded by the coding sequence ATGGCATTCGATTTTAATTCACGGGATTTTTACGATAAGGAAGCATTTGCGAAGGAAACTGAGCGCATATTCGAAATTTGCAACGGCTGCAGACTCTGCTACAATTTATGCCCGTCTTTCGAAGTCCTCTTCGATCGAATAGACGCGCTTGACGGCGAAGTCAAGAAACTCGATGAAGGCAACACAAAAGAAGTTGTGGATCTCTGCTACGACTGCAAACTCTGCTACCCCAAATGTCCTTACACTCCCCCGCACAATTATATGCTCGACTTTCCTCGGCTTATGCTGAGGGGAAAAGCAATACAAGCGAAAACAAAGGGCGTCTCGCTCCAAGACAGGCTCCTCAGCAGAACAGATTTCCTCGGGGGCATATCGACGAAAATAGCTACGCTCGTAAACTGGACACTCAAGAACAAATCGCTCCGCCTTCTGATGGAGAAGACGATCGGCATACATCGGGACAGAAATCTTCCGGAATATGCAAGCGAGACTTTTGCTTCATGGTACAAAAGACACAAGGAAACGAAGACACAAGGGCCAAGGCTGGATGATCAAGAAAAAAAGAAAGTTGTTTTCTTCCACACGTGTTCGGTGAATTACAACGATACCGACACCGGCAAAGCCGCAATAGAAGTTCTCGAGAAGAACGATGTTGAGATTGAAGTGCCGCCGCAGAAATGCTGCGGGATGCCTTTTCTGGACGGCGGCGACATTGACAATGCAAAAAGAAATGCCGAACACAATATCACCATACTCATAGACTACGTAAAGAAAGGGTACGACGTTGTCACCCCTGGTCCAAGCTGCAGCTACCTGATAAAGCAGGAATATCCGATGCTCCTAGGCAATGAGGATGCGAGGCTCGTTGCATCGCGCACCTATGATATGATGGAGTATCTGGCAAAGCTCGACAAGGAGGGAAGATTCTCCAAAGATTTCAAAAATCCGCAGGGAGACATCACATACCATCTTCCCTGTCATCTAAAAACACAAAACATCGGCTACAAATCACATGACGTGCTTGAACTTATTCCCGGGACGACAGTGGAGATCGTTGCTAAGTGCTCCGGGCATGACGGGACATGGAGTTTAAAGAAAGAATATTTTGAACTTTCACTCGACGTCGGCAGACGCTTGTTCGAGAAATTCACGAACGGGTCCACGGCAGCCAGCGATTGTCCGTTAGCCCAGCTTCAAATCGAAAAAGGATCAGGCAAGAAGCCAAGGCATCCTATTCAAATTTTGCGCGACGCGTATGGGCTCGATGAGAACCCTAAAGTATGA
- a CDS encoding transcriptional repressor, with amino-acid sequence MLNDLHQRKRSRQREKILEVVKSTKIHPTADWVFHEVRKEMPNISLATVYRNLNQLVESKDISEVLSDGQLHFDANKDDHFHFICRSCNGIFDIEEKRVESPDFKLPRGYKVESVKMDFYGVCPNCQAKE; translated from the coding sequence ATGCTAAATGATCTACACCAGAGAAAGCGCAGCCGTCAACGCGAAAAAATTCTTGAAGTTGTCAAATCGACCAAGATACACCCTACTGCAGATTGGGTGTTCCATGAAGTGAGAAAAGAGATGCCGAATATAAGCCTGGCGACTGTCTACCGAAACCTCAACCAGCTGGTCGAATCGAAAGACATCAGCGAGGTGCTCTCCGACGGGCAGCTCCATTTCGATGCTAACAAAGACGACCACTTCCATTTCATTTGCAGGTCATGCAACGGAATCTTCGACATAGAAGAAAAACGCGTCGAGTCTCCCGATTTCAAGCTGCCGCGCGGATATAAAGTTGAGAGCGTGAAGATGGATTTTTACGGAGTGTGCCCGAACTGCCAGGCAAAGGAATAG
- a CDS encoding DUF3501 family protein, with translation MKKIELSDIKNILEYEKIRNNFRNKIIAMKKERRLKVGDRITLTFENRYTVTFQIEEMMRIERIVDEEKINSEIEAYNELIPADNELSATLFVEVDEKDLIKPVLDSLVGMNKNSVFLQVGAGEIPAIFEEGQFSDDRISAVQYVKFRLSQEDIKALTESSIMARVVIRHPNYNAAADFPDEMRKSLLKDFTQGDSVNVWN, from the coding sequence ATGAAGAAAATTGAACTGAGCGACATCAAGAACATTCTAGAATACGAAAAGATCAGGAATAATTTCCGGAATAAAATCATCGCGATGAAAAAAGAAAGGAGATTGAAAGTCGGCGATAGGATAACTTTGACTTTTGAAAACAGATATACGGTCACCTTTCAGATTGAAGAGATGATGCGGATCGAAAGAATCGTCGACGAAGAAAAAATAAACTCGGAAATCGAAGCTTACAACGAGCTCATCCCAGCCGATAATGAATTGAGCGCGACGCTTTTCGTAGAGGTCGACGAGAAAGACCTGATCAAGCCTGTTCTCGATTCGCTTGTCGGCATGAATAAGAATTCTGTTTTTCTTCAGGTTGGAGCAGGAGAAATTCCCGCGATTTTCGAAGAGGGCCAGTTCAGCGACGACCGCATCAGCGCAGTTCAGTACGTCAAGTTCAGGTTATCGCAGGAAGATATTAAGGCATTGACCGAGTCCTCTATCATGGCTCGTGTGGTCATCCGACATCCGAATTACAATGCCGCCGCTGATTTCCCGGATGAGATGAGGAAGTCCCTCTTGAAAGATTTTACACAGGGTGATTCTGTGAACGTATGGAATTGA
- a CDS encoding DUF2334 domain-containing protein, producing the protein MTRKFIFAAIFFIYATALAGNRVLIVYEGKDSTGNPAKGDGLQLYQLLGHFDLEKTVVAADDYKAGEANKYDYLFFTGFSPNCIPPDKFLDDAYNFKGTLIWLGNGIIAMNARHDLQEKYGFFPEQLDSTTGYYAVITADRNFKFTKGDHYLTIISVTQRSKVEILANAVSPGHVTSPYAIHSGNLYLFGDSPFAFMGPTDRYLFFAEKLHDILQQEHNEFHPALIRIEDVHPMEDPDNIRKISDLLYSEGVPFLIAVVPFYIDPSDNERVALSDKPDMVDALRYAEAHGATIVMHGDTHQYHGVTASDFEFWDEAGNRPIRDDNAGYVQQKLETGIEELMRNGVYPLAWETPHYGASEVDYAAIAKVFSTTVEQRIVMNDLDYSQFFPYEIYQDMYGEKIIPENLGYVPLGTDKEERQGVQDILTAAKANLYVRDGYATAFIHPFMPINLLKEIVDGVRDLGYTYIDLRDSNNVVRLPDRSIVSGNASISCSIEDEYFKETYINEKGEHVRLDITSNRVTGDVKRNINLMPGWIYAAEPIEYREKELSLFDRIGIMVHDFWKSLFPEKKVITPAVAAIIWDSTAAGGALRDEESFVTVLNSVGVTIDTLSVSDLSAAMDYNLLIVPYSSAERLSDPLYDAIEKFVSNGGRLITDSKNPLAEDIGVNFSKSITRVEKVRDALFPEELLSWGTSETAHRIDVQESDEIVCRNAINDAPIAIARKYGKGEFISLSARFDPITDAGYSRFPYLVDWIKSYFDLYPVLQRDHIEMYFDPGLRRTTSVETLVKQWASKGVRVIDVAGWHEYPKFMYDYDRLIRLCHAYGIAVYVWIEPPQISQRFYNEHPQWHEKNYRGEDVRPDWRYPLAMTDTACLRAASDWVYSFLISHDWDGVNIAEIYFGGEGAPGNLQLLTPFGVSARELFKKKYGFDPVQLFQQASPHYYKTAPQDWTSFVDFRASLVTELTSHFLSLATGAFQNKPGAQIILTILDQKTFPDLRASIGVDADQIVQLRQKYDFALQVEDPQSNWNTDPRRYVGIGNTYRRLLGPDSSDLMIDLNVYSMRDSSYTGVFPSKTPTGTESYLLVNSAAKVAPRVTIYDEATVLPQDLADFPYAISPQANMQITDGGYEIDAPYSTSIRLSAGTKYIIVDGETVFPYQPGYFAIPAGKHLIKIHEAQVNPFQDETMDSHIEAASCNILSERTLQRGVEFTYESPARCAVSFGKMPFAVFVDDHETPFSVAREEQHYGIILPAGQHKVLVILENAVSYGIDITSLWSSALITIFGSFAGGILVVLYFIYKVRRRRAFARV; encoded by the coding sequence ATGGAATCATTGCGATGAATGCCCGTCACGACCTGCAGGAGAAATATGGATTCTTCCCCGAACAGCTCGATTCTACAACAGGTTATTATGCCGTGATAACGGCCGACAGGAATTTTAAGTTCACAAAAGGCGATCACTATCTCACAATAATTTCCGTGACGCAGCGCAGCAAAGTCGAGATATTGGCAAATGCGGTATCCCCGGGACACGTTACCTCGCCATACGCCATTCACTCCGGCAATCTGTATCTCTTCGGTGATTCTCCTTTCGCTTTCATGGGTCCGACGGACCGATATCTGTTCTTTGCCGAGAAGCTTCATGATATTCTGCAGCAAGAGCACAACGAATTTCATCCTGCGCTCATCAGGATAGAGGATGTCCATCCTATGGAGGATCCTGACAACATTAGAAAAATCTCCGATTTACTTTACAGTGAGGGGGTACCGTTCCTAATTGCCGTGGTGCCTTTTTACATAGACCCGTCCGACAACGAACGGGTCGCGCTTTCCGATAAGCCGGACATGGTCGACGCGCTGAGGTATGCCGAAGCGCACGGAGCGACGATAGTCATGCACGGCGACACTCACCAGTACCATGGTGTCACCGCGAGCGATTTCGAGTTTTGGGACGAAGCAGGCAATAGGCCGATAAGGGATGACAATGCGGGATATGTTCAGCAGAAACTGGAAACCGGGATTGAAGAGTTAATGCGGAACGGGGTCTACCCGCTTGCATGGGAAACGCCGCATTATGGCGCATCCGAAGTCGACTACGCGGCGATAGCGAAAGTCTTTTCCACGACAGTCGAACAGCGGATTGTGATGAACGATCTGGATTACAGCCAATTCTTTCCATATGAGATCTACCAGGATATGTACGGTGAAAAGATTATTCCGGAAAATCTTGGCTATGTTCCGCTTGGGACGGACAAAGAAGAACGGCAGGGAGTGCAGGATATTTTAACGGCCGCCAAGGCGAATTTGTATGTGAGAGACGGTTACGCCACGGCATTTATCCATCCATTCATGCCGATTAACCTGCTGAAAGAAATCGTCGATGGAGTTCGTGATCTCGGCTACACATACATCGATCTCAGGGACAGCAATAACGTCGTGAGGCTTCCGGATAGGTCTATAGTCTCCGGCAACGCGTCCATCTCATGCTCGATCGAAGATGAATATTTCAAGGAAACATACATTAATGAAAAGGGCGAGCATGTCAGGCTGGATATAACGTCGAACCGAGTGACCGGCGACGTGAAAAGAAATATTAATCTAATGCCAGGCTGGATTTATGCCGCCGAGCCCATTGAGTACCGTGAAAAAGAATTGAGCCTCTTCGATAGAATAGGGATCATGGTACACGATTTTTGGAAGAGTCTATTCCCCGAGAAGAAAGTAATAACCCCGGCGGTGGCAGCGATTATATGGGATTCGACTGCGGCGGGCGGCGCCTTGCGTGACGAAGAAAGCTTTGTGACGGTGCTGAACAGCGTCGGAGTTACGATCGATACTCTTTCGGTCAGTGATCTTTCAGCCGCGATGGATTACAATCTTTTGATTGTGCCGTATTCATCGGCGGAGCGGCTGTCTGATCCCTTGTACGATGCTATTGAAAAATTTGTGTCGAACGGAGGAAGGCTAATCACAGACTCGAAGAATCCGCTCGCGGAGGACATCGGCGTTAACTTCAGCAAGAGCATAACCAGAGTGGAAAAAGTACGAGATGCGCTCTTTCCGGAAGAGCTGTTAAGCTGGGGAACGTCCGAGACGGCGCACCGAATTGATGTGCAGGAAAGCGACGAAATCGTCTGCCGGAATGCCATTAATGACGCGCCAATTGCAATAGCAAGGAAATATGGCAAGGGGGAATTCATTTCTCTTAGCGCTCGTTTTGATCCCATCACAGACGCAGGATATTCAAGGTTCCCTTATTTGGTTGATTGGATCAAGAGCTATTTCGATTTGTATCCCGTACTGCAGCGAGACCACATTGAAATGTACTTTGATCCAGGCCTGCGCCGCACGACAAGTGTTGAGACACTCGTGAAACAATGGGCGAGCAAAGGAGTCCGCGTAATCGATGTAGCAGGCTGGCATGAATATCCGAAATTCATGTACGACTACGACAGGCTGATCCGGCTCTGCCATGCCTACGGTATTGCGGTTTATGTTTGGATAGAGCCCCCTCAAATCAGTCAGAGATTTTACAATGAGCACCCACAGTGGCACGAGAAAAATTACAGAGGCGAAGACGTCAGACCGGATTGGCGGTATCCGCTTGCTATGACCGACACCGCCTGTCTTCGTGCGGCTTCAGATTGGGTATATAGTTTTTTGATTTCGCATGACTGGGATGGAGTTAACATCGCCGAGATATACTTTGGCGGTGAAGGAGCGCCGGGAAATCTGCAATTGCTCACTCCATTCGGCGTAAGTGCGCGTGAATTGTTCAAGAAAAAATACGGCTTCGATCCGGTGCAGTTGTTCCAGCAAGCTTCTCCGCATTACTACAAAACTGCTCCCCAGGATTGGACAAGCTTCGTCGATTTCCGTGCTTCACTCGTGACCGAGCTGACTTCTCACTTCCTTTCACTTGCGACTGGTGCTTTTCAAAATAAACCCGGTGCACAGATTATTCTGACGATCCTGGATCAAAAGACTTTCCCTGATCTAAGGGCATCCATCGGAGTTGATGCGGACCAGATAGTGCAGCTGAGACAGAAATATGATTTCGCCCTGCAGGTCGAAGATCCGCAGTCAAATTGGAACACCGATCCACGAAGGTATGTAGGAATCGGCAACACCTACAGGCGACTATTGGGACCTGATTCGTCTGACTTGATGATCGACTTGAACGTTTATTCGATGCGTGATTCGAGCTATACCGGCGTTTTCCCGAGCAAGACACCAACTGGAACCGAATCTTACTTGCTTGTTAATTCTGCTGCTAAAGTTGCTCCGCGAGTGACGATTTATGACGAGGCGACCGTGCTTCCGCAGGACCTCGCCGATTTTCCTTATGCTATTTCTCCACAAGCGAATATGCAAATCACAGACGGCGGTTACGAAATCGACGCGCCATATTCCACTTCTATCAGACTCAGTGCCGGAACAAAATATATCATCGTGGATGGGGAGACGGTCTTTCCATACCAGCCCGGATATTTTGCGATACCTGCGGGAAAACATCTCATCAAGATTCATGAGGCTCAAGTCAATCCTTTTCAGGATGAGACCATGGATTCTCATATCGAGGCCGCTTCGTGCAATATCTTGAGCGAACGAACCCTGCAGCGTGGAGTGGAATTCACCTATGAGTCTCCGGCTCGCTGCGCAGTGTCTTTTGGGAAAATGCCTTTTGCGGTATTTGTTGACGACCATGAGACTCCATTCTCGGTCGCAAGAGAGGAGCAACATTACGGAATAATTTTGCCGGCCGGCCAGCATAAAGTTCTGGTAATACTGGAAAATGCAGTTTCGTACGGTATAGACATCACAAGTCTCTGGTCGTCAGCGCTGATAACAATCTTTGGTTCGTTTGCCGGAGGAATACTCGTGGTCTTGTATTTCATTTACAAAGTAAGGAGAAGGAGAGCCTTCGCGCGTGTATGA